In Odontesthes bonariensis isolate fOdoBon6 chromosome 20, fOdoBon6.hap1, whole genome shotgun sequence, a genomic segment contains:
- the LOC142370384 gene encoding uncharacterized protein LOC142370384, whose product MSSAVPPTIGELFLTLSEMGFTEEQIQAAVQAGHFSVTEAAEWLLQGQYSRHKLVKQPSQPSENAFSAFNPPKEGAAASTSHPSPPDSRASSSLVLKPRESCAQSTDLTPVESRIKPDKSDFEEKERQRFAQEARAERRQKKQERDMVLKRIAEDRRTLQEKVQISAVPETSPPSDQGQKLGAKIKTSVDNNCILMIRLPSGESMRERFSADAPLRSVVEHITGRHPSLPSFSLLQGYPRKRFGEAELACSLRSLGLTPNAALCIQTTPPEMPQDPPHPVDPPPTGQDEPSPCVLPPQPQIPVQEGAGGPDPALPPLLPNQLWEEAMNYAGIPEAGPSLSSPFHFWGQGQKLVPGNAEDPVIEVDEEQGGEQELPAVLNGMPRLPYFPENRIRGGFEPRHHWPEQGNRLRDAPEEEAAAAPEESGAPVAPGAAGLAAVERLQRAAQQEDHSASQGQPSPPKRPFRTPNVPSLCALATRATVHLMTAPSMQYSSSLAGLTPELAELLLNHMSRERLLRPRTLELFFGCPLQQFVLNCYPYSTNELLRQLRAFTALKHLSLVNSPLITDSGLSILSNLVKLQYLNLASCSKLTDSCLQHITGLKGLCFLSLDQTKVTDAGMVPYLRSAPSCLSQLSLNQTAVTEATLAVLSTCVPQLRLLSIKQTKVKDVTALAEMSSLQTLNLDGTGVTEVFLESLGTHPALSSLSLGGIPVLDGNHTLQIISGLKLTHLTLPGRHTVTDSGLAFLSRLSLLSELDLTDYTQVTDQGVAQLSTMTRLKNLSLSNTQVTDAGLPSLRGLQELQELCLDRTAVTSRGVAELIACLPHLQVLGLASTQVGDTVVRKGLIRCHQLVKLNLSRTRITDHGLKYLKHMHLAQVNLDGTGVSLMGIATLLSVTNISSIRASNTRSIPPDDVSDEE is encoded by the exons ATGAGTTCTGCTGTCCCCCCG ACTATTGGGGAATTATTCCTCACCCTGAGTGAGATGGGTTTCACAGAAGAACAGATCCAGGCGGCTGTACAGGCTGGCCATTTCTCAGTGACAGAGGCAGCTGAGTG GCTCTTACAGGGTCAGTATTCACGGCACAAGTTGGTCAAACAGCCATCGCAGCCGTCTGAGAATGCTTTTTCTGCTTTCAACCCTCCCAAAGAAGGGGCAGCTGCCTCCACGTCACACCCATCTCCCCCTGACAGCagag CTAGCTCGTCTCTGGTTCTGAAGCCGCGAGAATCGTGCGCCCAGTCCACCGATCTGACTCCAGTTGAGTCACGGATCAAACCAGACAAGAGTGACtttgaagagaaagaaagacaacGTTTCGCTCAGGAAGCCAGAGCAGAGagaagacaaaagaaacag GAGCGTGACATGGTGCTGAAGCGGATCGCGGAGGATCGCAGGACCCTGCAGGAGAAAGTGCAGATCAGTGCGGTCCCAGAGACGTCTCCTCCCAGTGACCAAGGGCAGAAACTTGGAGCAAAAATTAAGACGAGTGTAGATAACAACTGCATCCTCATG ATTCGGCTGCCATCCGGTGAGTCCATGCGTGAGCGCTTCTCAGCTGACGCCCCCCTGCGCAGCGTCGTGGAGCACATCACCGGGCGGCACCCCTCCCTACCCTCCTTCTCTCTCCTTCAGGGTTACCCGCGGAAACGCTTCGGGGAGGCCGAGCTGGCGTGTTCACTGCGCTCTCTGGGCCTCACGCCTAACGCCGCCCTCTGTATTCAAACCACTCCTCCAGAAATGCCCCAAGATCCGCCACATCCTGTCGATCCCCCTCCAACGGGTCAGGATGAGCCGTCTCCGTGTGTTTTGCCTCCTCAGCCACAAATACCGGTTCAGGAGGGGGCAGGAGGGCCGGACCCTGCTTTACCACCCTTACTACCTAACCAGCTGTGGGAGGAAGCAATGAATTATGCAGGGATACCTGAAGCTGGTCCCTCTCTGTCTTCACCTTTTCACTTCTGGG GGCAAGGCCAGAAGCTGGTTCCTGGCAACGCTGAGGATCCTGTTATAGAAGTCGATGAGGAGCAAGGAGGAGAGCAGGAGCTGCCAGCCGTGCTTAATG GAATGCCCAGGCTGCCTTACTTTCCGGAGAACAGGATTCGAGGAGGATTTGAGCCACGACACCACTGGCCAGAGCAAGGCAATCGACTCAG AGATGCACCAGAGGAGGAGGCGGCAGCAGCTCCTGAGGAGTCCGGGGCTCCAGTTGCACCTGGAGCTGCAGGGCTGGCTGCAGTGGAGCGTCTTCAAAGAGCTGCACAGCAGGAGGACCACAGCGCCTCCCAGGGACAACCGTCGCCACCTAAAAGACCCTTCAGGACACCAAACGTGCCGTCCCTATGTGCCTTGGCCACCCGTGCAACAGTCCACCTGATGACCG CTCCCAGCATGCAGTACAGCAGCAGCCTGGCAGGCCTGACCCCGGAGCTGGCAGAGCTTCTGCTCAACCACATGTCCCGGGAGAGGCTGCTGCGTCCACGCACCCTGGAGCTCTTCTTCGGCTGCCCCCTGCAGCAGTTTGTCCTAAACTGCTACCCTTACTCCACCAATGAGCTCCTGCGGCAGCTGCGTGCTTTCACAGCGCTGAAGCACCTGAGCCTGGTCAACTCGCCTCTCATCACAG ACTCTGGCTTGTCCATCCTGTCCAACTTGGTCAAACTCCAGTACCTCAACCTGGCTTCCTGTAGCAAACTGACCGACTCCTGCCTGCAGCACATCACAG GTTTGAAGGGCCTGTGTTTCCTGTCCCTGGATCAGACCAAAGTGACGGATGCTGGGATGGTGCCGTATCTCCGGTCGGCTCCGTCCTGCCTCTCGCAGCTCAGTCTCAACCAGACGGCAGTGACGGAGGCCACGCTGGCAGTCCTCTCCACGTGTGTGCCGCAGCTGCGACTTCTCAGCATCAAGCAAACAAAG GTTAAGGACGTGACGGCCCTGGCGGAGATGTCCAGTCTGCAGACTCTTAATCTGGATGGGACGGGTGTGACGGAGGTGTTTCTGGAGAGCCTCGGCACCCACCCTGCCCTGTCCTCTCTCAGTTTGGGGGGAATCCCTGTACTGGACGGCAATCACACCCTTCAGATCATCTCAG gcCTAAAGTTGACACATCTCACCCTCCCCGGACGCCACACTGTGACAGACAGCGGGCTGGCGTTCCTCTCTCGGCTGTCCCTGCTGTCAGAGCTGGACCTGACGGACTACACGCAGGTCACGGATCAGGGCGTCGCCCAGCTCTCCACCATGACCAG GTTAAAGAATCTGTCGCTTAGCAACACCCAGGTGACGGACGCGGGGCTGCCGTCTCTGCGTGGcctgcaggagctgcaggagctgtgCTTGGACCGGACCGCAGTCACCAGCCGAGGAGTGGCCGAACTCATCGCCTGCCTGCCGCACCTTCAG GTGTTGGGGTTAGCCAGCACACAGGTGGGAGACACCGTGGTGAGGAAGGGTCTCATCCGCTGTCACCAGCTCGTTAAGCTTAATCTGAGCCGCACCCGGATCACCGACCACG GTCTGAAGTACCTGAAACACATGCATCTGGCTCAGGTGAACCTGGACGGCACCGGCGTGAGTCTGATGGGCATCGCCACCCTCCTCTCTGTGACGAACATCAGCAGCATCCGGGCCAGTAACACCCGCTCCATTCCCCCGGACGACGTCTCAGACGAGGAGTGA